A window of the Salvelinus fontinalis isolate EN_2023a chromosome 14, ASM2944872v1, whole genome shotgun sequence genome harbors these coding sequences:
- the guk1b gene encoding guanylate kinase 1b, with amino-acid sequence MEGPRPVVLSGPSGAGKSTLMKMLLRDYEGVFGFSVSHTTRSPRPGEVDGKDYHFSNREAMQEDIDDGTYIENAEFSGNLYGTSKSSVDEVRANGLICILDVDIQGVRNIKQTDLDPIYVSIQPPSIEILEKRLRDRNTETEESLQKRLEAARVDMELSNEPGVFDMLIVNDDLEEAYEKLQSVLIEVRLKRG; translated from the exons ATGGAAGGACCCAGGCCTGTTGTTCTGAGCGGCCCCTCGGGGGCAGGAAAGAGCACTCTTATGAAGATGCTGCTGAGGGACTACGAGGGAGTCTTTGGCTTCAGCGTATCAC ATACAACAAGGAGCCCACGTCCAGGAGAGGTAGATGGCAAAG ATTACCACTTCTCAAACAGGGAGGCTATGCAGGAGGATATTGACGATGGGACATACATTGAGAATGCAGAGTTTTCAGGGAACCTGTATGGAACAAG CAAGTCTTCTGTAGACGAAGTGCGGGCCAATGGTCTCATCTGCATTCTGGATGTGGACATCCAGGGAGTGAGGAACATCAAGCAGACTGACCTGGACCCTATCTATGTCTCTATCCAGCCCCCCTCTATAGAGATCCTG GAAAAGCGTCTGAGGGACAGAAATACGGAGACAGAGGAGAGTCTGCAGAAGCGTTTGGAGGCAGCACGGGTTGACATGGAGCTCA GCAACGAGCCTGGAGTGTTTGACATGCTTATTGTCAATGATGACTTAGAGGAGGCTTATGAGAAGTTGCAAAGTGTTCTTATTGAGGTGAGATTGAAGAGAGGATAA